A single region of the Thermococcus paralvinellae genome encodes:
- a CDS encoding proton-conducting transporter transmembrane domain-containing protein: MNVLPFLIIVPLFGAFSMPLIKLISEKARDIWAVIISAVTLGVATDVFYTIWKTNQIIVYTLGDTTPLGKGVSFPIRIVWEVDLLGALIAVTIAFVSLLSIIYSLEYMKHDTGLDKYYTLILILELGMLGIVITGDIFNFYVFLEIMSIASYALVAFRNDTWEGIEAGIKYMFVGSLASSFILLGIALLYGQYGTLTMAYLGQYITREPTFVSKVALAFILGGLLFKSGAVPVHMWLADAHPAAPSSISAMLSGLVIKAGGVYAIARILFSIYNISLNIRTLGWIIIFFACLTLIVGNAMAVVQTDMKRLFAFSSVGQIGYILLGIGIGLAAYGTNIGQIALAGAIYHTVNHAIMKALLFLVAGAVLHEVGTKNLNELSGLARRMPLTSFAFLVGAAAIIGMPPLNGFASKWLIYESSALYNPFLAAIAILGTAFCTAAYIRVLFTFFGKESEKVKTAKDPGKAMIIPMIILILAIIVMGLLPWQINESVMLPTAKMLEESGKYVLAVLGG; encoded by the coding sequence ATGAATGTGTTGCCATTCCTAATCATCGTTCCTCTCTTTGGAGCATTCTCAATGCCTCTAATCAAGCTCATCAGTGAGAAAGCCAGGGATATTTGGGCAGTGATAATTAGTGCAGTAACTTTAGGCGTAGCTACTGATGTGTTTTACACAATCTGGAAGACCAATCAAATAATAGTGTACACACTTGGGGATACAACGCCACTAGGAAAAGGAGTAAGCTTTCCAATCAGAATTGTTTGGGAAGTTGATCTCCTAGGAGCGTTAATAGCAGTAACAATAGCATTTGTCTCACTGCTATCAATAATCTACTCACTCGAATACATGAAGCACGATACTGGGCTGGATAAGTACTATACCTTGATTCTAATCTTAGAGCTTGGAATGCTCGGCATAGTCATAACGGGAGATATATTCAACTTCTATGTCTTCCTTGAGATAATGAGCATAGCTAGCTATGCTTTGGTTGCATTCAGAAATGACACATGGGAAGGCATTGAAGCTGGAATCAAGTACATGTTTGTTGGTTCACTGGCAAGTTCATTCATTCTTCTCGGCATTGCTCTGCTTTATGGCCAGTATGGAACTCTAACAATGGCTTATCTAGGCCAGTACATCACAAGGGAGCCAACATTTGTAAGCAAAGTTGCCTTAGCTTTTATCCTCGGTGGATTGCTCTTCAAGAGCGGTGCAGTTCCAGTACACATGTGGCTTGCAGATGCCCACCCAGCAGCACCAAGCTCAATTTCAGCAATGCTTTCTGGATTAGTAATTAAGGCTGGTGGTGTTTATGCAATAGCAAGAATACTCTTCAGCATTTACAATATAAGCCTCAACATCAGAACTCTCGGCTGGATAATTATATTCTTCGCATGCCTAACGTTAATTGTCGGAAATGCCATGGCTGTAGTGCAGACTGATATGAAGAGATTGTTTGCATTCTCAAGTGTTGGTCAGATAGGATACATTCTTCTTGGCATAGGCATTGGACTTGCAGCATATGGAACAAACATTGGGCAAATAGCTTTGGCTGGAGCAATATACCACACAGTGAATCACGCAATTATGAAAGCACTCCTCTTCCTTGTTGCAGGTGCTGTTTTGCATGAAGTGGGTACAAAGAACCTCAATGAGCTTAGCGGACTAGCAAGAAGAATGCCACTGACAAGCTTTGCCTTTCTGGTTGGTGCTGCAGCTATAATAGGCATGCCTCCACTCAATGGATTTGCAAGCAAATGGCTCATCTATGAAAGCTCCGCTTTGTATAACCCATTCCTAGCAGCAATAGCAATTCTCGGAACAGCCTTCTGTACTGCAGCATACATAAGAGTACTCTTCACCTTCTTTGGGAAGGAGAGCGAGAAAGTGAAAACGGCAAAAGATCCAGGAAAGGCTATGATAATACCAATGATAATCCTAATCCTTGCAATAATTGTCATGGGTCTCCTACCATGGCAGATAAACGAGAGTGTTATGCTACCAACAGCAAAGATGCTTGAGGAGTCAGGAAAATATGTATTGGCAGTGTTGGGGGGATGA
- a CDS encoding NADH-quinone oxidoreductase subunit K has translation MIPFQFVTAFLLIFMGIYAFLYKRNLIKLILALNIIDCGIHLLLISLGYRLENGVLPTAPIYTGYETLKGTPMVGPIPQALVLTSIVIGVCVLALAMALTINAYRHYGSLDINKLRRLRG, from the coding sequence ATGATTCCGTTTCAATTTGTAACTGCATTTCTCTTAATCTTCATGGGGATTTATGCATTTCTTTACAAGAGGAACTTAATCAAATTGATCTTAGCCTTGAACATCATTGACTGTGGAATCCACTTACTTCTGATAAGCCTTGGCTACCGCTTGGAGAACGGAGTTCTTCCAACTGCGCCAATCTACACCGGTTATGAAACATTAAAGGGCACTCCAATGGTTGGCCCAATTCCTCAAGCTTTAGTGCTTACGAGCATCGTCATTGGAGTTTGTGTTCTAGCTTTAGCAATGGCCTTGACAATTAACGCTTACAGACATTACGGAAGCTTAGACATCAACAAGTTAAGGAGGTTGAGAGGATGA
- a CDS encoding Na(+)/H(+) antiporter subunit B → MENDMGLIVKTMARATIPLIGIFGAYVISHGHLTPGGGFQGGATIAGAGILFLVAFGLNEARKRYDKNLYSALEGLGGLAFLGAAMLGLSIAFFYNILWRNKIAFAGQPGTLLSAGYLPIMNLAVGLKVFTGLVSAMMAIALFRRWKK, encoded by the coding sequence ATGGAGAATGACATGGGATTAATCGTTAAAACAATGGCGAGAGCTACGATTCCACTCATTGGAATATTTGGAGCCTATGTCATCTCCCACGGTCATCTTACACCAGGTGGTGGTTTCCAAGGGGGAGCTACGATAGCTGGTGCTGGAATATTATTCCTCGTCGCATTTGGGTTAAATGAAGCTAGAAAGAGGTACGACAAGAACTTATACTCAGCTCTTGAGGGACTTGGTGGCTTGGCTTTCTTAGGAGCTGCAATGCTTGGGTTAAGTATAGCTTTCTTCTACAACATACTCTGGCGTAATAAGATAGCCTTTGCAGGACAGCCGGGAACTCTGCTCTCGGCAGGTTATCTACCAATAATGAACCTAGCTGTCGGATTAAAGGTCTTCACTGGATTAGTAAGTGCGATGATGGCAATAGCCCTCTTTAGGAGGTGGAAAAAATGA
- the mbhE gene encoding hydrogen gas-evolving membrane-bound hydrogenase subunit E, which produces MNKTFGALALLFILGVLLIVANPQYGLKFGLGGSDWQKYRYTDQYYIEHGIEEVGGTNIVTDIVFDYRGYDTLGEATVLFTAIAGAVALLRPWRRDEDGE; this is translated from the coding sequence ATGAACAAGACTTTTGGGGCTTTAGCTTTGCTGTTCATCCTTGGTGTGCTCTTGATAGTAGCTAACCCACAATACGGGCTTAAATTTGGTCTTGGTGGTAGTGACTGGCAAAAGTACCGCTACACTGACCAGTATTATATTGAACATGGTATCGAAGAAGTTGGTGGAACCAACATTGTAACTGACATAGTGTTTGATTACAGAGGTTATGATACCCTAGGAGAGGCTACTGTTCTCTTTACAGCCATAGCTGGTGCTGTTGCACTGCTCAGACCTTGGAGGAGGGATGAAGATGGAGAATGA
- a CDS encoding DUF4040 domain-containing protein yields MNVLTVDMIIQFGILIGILIAAYLTISFRDLLSAALASAAMSLLLSLEFYMLHAPDVAIAEAAVGAGVVTAIVVYGIAKTERWEREGP; encoded by the coding sequence ATGAACGTTCTCACAGTTGACATGATCATTCAGTTTGGAATTTTGATTGGAATACTTATCGCTGCATACCTTACAATCAGCTTTAGGGATTTGCTTTCAGCGGCTTTGGCTTCAGCAGCAATGAGCCTTCTGCTGAGCTTAGAGTTCTACATGCTTCATGCCCCTGACGTTGCAATAGCTGAGGCAGCAGTTGGTGCTGGTGTCGTTACGGCCATAGTGGTGTATGGAATAGCTAAGACAGAGAGATGGGAGCGTGAGGGACCATGA